From Primulina tabacum isolate GXHZ01 chromosome 2, ASM2559414v2, whole genome shotgun sequence, one genomic window encodes:
- the LOC142531395 gene encoding ubiquitin carboxyl-terminal hydrolase 5-like yields MAEVAEKLTPEGEKQSIRDMTVAAEAQTKSGDNFYLITQRWWHDWLEYVNQNQSSIVNDGSSSENHESVGSSALKRPSCINNSDLVDETVSKDSDMDIELHDTLVEGTDYILLPQEVWNQLSMWYGGGPVLARKVISTGLSQTELSVEVYPLRLQLHLMPKGASSVIRISKKETIGKLHQRAYETFDLNSKQVRYWDYFSLRKHTLMSDMEKTLDDANIQMDQDILVEVVNSNIDDGMNSIRENGSVDNGNVAVVPSQSSVPISEAVSSSKYTSTNGNAELSQAQNLNTEKAYGPSGVSTRGSSCGLTGLLNLGNTCFMNSAIQCLVHTPEFARYFRENYHQEINRQNPLGMVGELALAFGDLLRKLWAPGRAPVAPRPFKAKLARFAPQFSGCSQHDSQELLAFLLDGLHEDLNRVKHKPYIKSKDADGRPDEEVADEYWANHIARNDSIIVDVCQGQFKSTLVCPLCSKVSVTFDPFMYLSLPLQPATTRNMTVTVFTCDGSALPAAWSVTVPKQGRCRDLIQALSNACSLQINEKLLLAEIRGHLIYRFLEDPLISLSSIKDDDHLTAYKISKVLKNTKFLQLIHRREEQYVKHNIEGPGWKPYGTPLVSPISCDDTITRSDIQLIVHTMLSPMLRTTNLGAVTSRNASVTTFDESHSASISEACADANTADLRKGNGSSSKPVTLLKLPLQFVDENNACINLTVGDDKVVKLSSSSMSILVFFDWSQKLLGSYDTSQIENLPEVCKYGHLGKKARNEPLSLYACLESFLREEPLVPEDMWYCPQCKERRQASKKLDLWRLPEVLVIHLKRFSYSRSVKHKLDTFVNFPIHYFDLTNYVASKSNTQRQIYELYALTNHYGSMGSGHYTAHIKLLDENKWYNFDDSHISPINEEDVKSAAAYVLFYRKFNSDKCSVTNEST; encoded by the exons ATGGCGGAGGTGGCGGAAAAGCTGACGCCCGAGGGAGAGAAACAAAGCATTAGAGATATGACTGTCGCCGCCGAAGCACAAACAAAATCTGgcgataatttttatttaatcactCAAAG ATGGTGGCATGATTGGCTTGAATATGTGAACCAAAACCAGTCAAGTATCGTCAATGATGGATCTTCTTCTGAGAATCATGAGTCAGTTGGCTCGAGTGCGTTAAAGAGGCCATCTTGCATTAACAATTCGGACTTAGTAGATGAAACTGTGTCTAAGGATTCTGATATGGACATTGAGCTTCATGATACCTTAGTTGAAGGTACCGACTATATATTGCTTCCCCAAGAAGTCTGGAATCAATTGTCTATGTG GTATGGAGGTGGTCCTGTATTGGCCCGAAAAGTTATCAGCACTGGCCTTTCACAAACAGAATTGTCTGTAGAAGTGTATCCTCTACGGCTTCAGTTGCATTTGATGCCAAAAGGTGCCAGTTCTGTCATAAGAATAAGCAAAAAG GAAACAATTGGCAAACTTCACCAAAGAGCTTATGAGACTTTTGATCTTAACTCGAAGCAAGTAAGATATTG GGATTACTTCAGTCTCAGAAAGCACACATTGATGAGTGACATGGAAAAGACGCTCGATGATGCAAATATCCAGATGGATCAGGAT ATTTTGGTGGAGGTTGTAAATAGTAATATTGATGATGGCATGAATTCCATTCGGGAAAACGGATCCGTCGATAACGGAAATGTGGCTGTTGTACCTTCACAGTCAAGTGTACCAATTTCCGAAGCTGTGTCTTCAAGTAAATACACATCAACAAATGGCAATGCAGAATTGTCCCAAGCTCAAAATTTAAATACGGAGAAGGCATATGGACCAAGTGGGGTTAGTACAAGGGGGTCTTCTTGCGGTCTCACTGGACTGTTGAATCTTGGAAACACTTGTTTTATGAATAGTGCAATACAGTGTCTTGTTCATACACCAGAATTCGCGCGGTATTTTCGTGAAAATTACCATCAAGAAATCAACAGACAGAATCCTCTGGGCATGGTT GGTGAGCTTGCTTTAGCATTTGGTGATTTACTTAGAAAATTGTGGGCACCAGGGCGAGCACCTGTTGCGCCCAGGCCATTTAAAGCAAAGCTTGCTCGCTTTGCACCACAGTTTAGTGGATGCAGTCAACATGATTCACAG GAACTTCTTGCATTTTTGTTAGATGGACTTCATGAAGATCTGAATCGTGTCAAACATAAGCCATATATAAAATCAAAAGATGCAGATGGCCGGCCTGATGAAGAAGTTGCTGATGAGTATTGGGCAAATCATATTGCTCGAAATGATTCGATCATTGTGGATGTGTGCCAA GGTCAATTCAAGTCAACTCTAGTCTGTCCTTTATGTAGTAAAGTTTCAGTTACATTTGATCCTTTCATGTATCTATCCCTGCCACTTCAGCCCGCAACCACTCGTAATATGACAGTAACTGTTTTTACTTGTGACGGAAGTGCTTTGCCAGCAGCGTGGTCTGTTACTGTTCCAAAGCAGGGACGTTGCCGAGATTTGATTCAAGCACTGAGTAATGCTTGTTCCTTGCAAATCAATGAGAAGCTCTTGCTTGCAGAG ATAAGAGGCCATTTGATTTACCGGTTCCTGGAGGATCCATTGATATCATTATCTTCCATAAAAGATGATGATCACCTTACTGCCTACAAGATCTCAAAAGTGTTGAAGAACACAAAATTCCTACAATTGATTCACAGGCGGGAAGAACAGTATGTGAAACACAATATAGA GGGTCCGGGATGGAAACCTTATGGAACACCTCTTGTTTCACCAATCTCGTGTGATGATACAATTACTAGAAGTGATATACAGTTGATAGTTCATACAATGCTCTCACCTATGTTAAGAACAACAAATCTAGGTGCTGTTACTTCTAGAAATGCATCAGTGACAACTTTTGATGAATCTCATTCCGCCAGTATTTCAGAAGCTTGTGCAGATGCTAATACTGCTGATCTAAGAAAAGGAAATGGCAGCAGTTCGAAACCAGTGACCTTACTGAAACTTCCTTTGCAGTTTGTTGATGAAAACAATGCTTGCATTAATTTAACTGTGGGTGATGATAAGGTTGTTAAGTTGTCCTCATCCTCTATGTCAATACTTGTTTTTTTTGACTGGTCTCAGAAGCTTCTGGGAAGCTATGATACTAGCCAAATAGAAAACCTACCAGAAGTTTGTAAATATGGACATTTAGGCAAGAAAGCTCGTAATGAACCTCTCTCATTGTATGCTTGCTTGGAATCTTTTCTACGGGAAGAGCCATTGGTCCCGGAGGACATGTG GTATTGTCCTCAATGTAAGGAGAGGCGCCAGGCTAGTAAGAAGCTGGATCTTTGGAGGCTTCCTGAAGTTCTTGTCATTCATTTGAAAAGGTTCTCTTACAGTCGATCTGTGAAGCATAAGCTAGACACATTTGTCAATTTTCCCATTCATTACTTTGATTTGACAAATTATGTTGCAAGTAAAAGCAACACTCAGAGACAGATTTATGAACTCTATGCCTTGACAAATCACTATGGTAGCATGGGAAGTGGGCATTACACTGCACACATTAAG CTTCTGGATGAAAACAAGTGGTACAATTTTGATGACAGTCACATATCACCGATCAATGAAGAAGACGTGAAGTCAGCTGCTGCCTATGTTCTATTCTATAGAAAGTTTAACAGTGACAAATGTTCTGTAACTAACGAGTCAACTTAG